One Verrucomicrobiales bacterium genomic region harbors:
- a CDS encoding protein-glutamate O-methyltransferase CheR, which yields MPARPNVKVSSGGNGQPEAVALNDALNLSADNFARFAEFITRELGIMMNESKVSMLQSRLMRRLRHLELDSLDDYQDYLFNSPNAEEERVHFIDAVTTNKTDFFREPRHFEYLTRTAMPNLALQYGKGPNWRFKLWCAGCSTGEEPYTQAMVLGEYARERRGFDFVVLATDISTRVLEQASAGIYEEARIEPVPEPLRPRYLMRSKDPAQGLVRIVPELRRRIHFHRLNFMDGNYNVKDEFEVIFFRNVMIYFDKPTQESVINKLCRNLKPGGYLFVGHSESLAGLNIPVTPVASAVFRKPL from the coding sequence ATGCCCGCTCGTCCAAATGTGAAGGTTTCGTCGGGAGGGAATGGCCAGCCTGAAGCGGTCGCCCTGAACGATGCGCTAAACCTGTCGGCGGACAATTTTGCCCGCTTTGCCGAGTTCATTACCCGTGAGTTGGGAATCATGATGAATGAGAGCAAGGTTTCGATGCTGCAAAGCCGGCTGATGCGGCGGCTGCGGCATCTCGAACTCGATTCGCTGGACGACTATCAGGATTACCTCTTCAATTCGCCGAACGCGGAGGAGGAGCGCGTTCACTTCATTGATGCCGTCACGACCAACAAAACGGATTTCTTTCGCGAGCCCCGGCATTTTGAGTATTTGACCCGAACCGCGATGCCCAATCTCGCCCTCCAATACGGAAAAGGCCCGAACTGGCGCTTCAAGCTCTGGTGCGCCGGGTGTTCCACGGGCGAGGAACCTTACACTCAGGCGATGGTCCTGGGGGAATACGCCCGCGAGAGGAGAGGGTTCGATTTTGTTGTGCTTGCCACCGACATCTCCACTCGCGTGCTGGAGCAGGCCAGCGCGGGGATCTACGAGGAGGCTCGCATTGAGCCTGTGCCCGAACCGTTACGCCCGCGTTACCTGATGCGGAGCAAGGATCCGGCACAGGGATTGGTGCGGATCGTTCCCGAACTGCGTCGCCGCATCCACTTCCATCGGTTGAACTTCATGGATGGCAATTACAACGTTAAGGACGAGTTCGAAGTGATCTTCTTTCGGAACGTGATGATCTATTTCGACAAGCCGACGCAGGAGTCAGTGATCAACAAGCTTTGCCGCAACCTTAAGCCCGGCGGGTATCTTTTCGTGGGACACTCGGAATCACTGGCCGGTTTGAACATCCCCGTGACCCCGGTCGCGTCCGCCGTGTTTCGGAAGCCTTTATGA
- a CDS encoding PD40 domain-containing protein, protein MWLLCGWLSGLADAQVAQDWIGVSSAYPSGSGQSGLGVTSLDPRTGSFGTNRLVFVTAGISRDGRRIAYRTGTDLRVANLDGSSDKVIVSGLSTANVNAMVRWSPVGDRLAFLTTGIEIVSPLGASLGKIEDGSIASFDWSPDGSKIVYSNTKGVQVKIPNARRGEMQFILGTEGRIKVRDLSTGSTRVIHESIPTVDWVDNFFVVYTSAGPSPVQFRWSPVGDVLAIGHAVTKTVIRAVGGAPRPKPAGIEDDQRSLSLLDVRTGAIQHLVTSHWSAFNPALPAWSPDGSEIVYVAGAAGLHVISSSTSAGGLPAIGSHTPLGRLLARPSSYPGPDVRPLDWIDPVPVRFLISTRSSHFEPGQTFTATVTAALTRPEPHTVRFEHPLLQVDDPQILELGDREAVGAIQLTLDQPSASFSVAMTALERGVAELTAMATAVNSESNQTSLRASKKVVVNPLEVEIDITPPNLVLNLTPQSRKSAECVLLENGVVKQATNCIEIVARIRNSSAFEVKSVGITFAEKVLALIQSTIATNPAVPLLPVLFTPPSGLEPGGEAKRVDLAPGETAVYRWNLDAFAAPASLSIKVRATGALKGTEVVGFRQKDFKLVDRVLLEWGIRPTDGRTAYLSGQSVRVDGFLKNVSKASGEAKDLVAMVYQLPEGNLGGGFMAPSTQAGLTADRYFIFEIPAEGPLSRIPISSVMRSFHTYSPARGKVRYGVRLWVREASGSLTPATDQALLDEEWRDEFDVQFAAAPPPPDGFREECLDAGVPSMICGLSHGIYFEGTESVLGLLQFAGSAGSELKNLGGMILGQHAFLASRLWRTVQGDPAALDALLQEAYVEYLTFVNLGVMAGEAGGKIPMAFQAFSVATVGAVDRFFRAVDEGDLEEVQFQVGKFFGANPDLLFEPLVVARNFQTLTRSLKNLAEGATDNVIAKAQRQEAERQAASLDARIAAAEADPNVTDIATALRAGDSLTDNLLAKIYGISSEQRRRLQQFAKKYDAIVTFRTRHPRSLQLLREKLAWPKPQALKWKCVNDIDVDFLGYRRESLARIELVEPPATLVGKTGDALDDSLDRYMAQLKQSKPALNGNPVLESEVRQRLKQRVEEWDKLSPTLDLKGEVSTTKIDIDFDAGAQGVSGRKAGVTDERTVTQTPVGAVTDPVSGAPRRTWELKMSGPSGTADRFVTGDVDFLAIFDRHSGMIRDENTRIKMYHELAVIMDMQHGESFTFFLQDTRVEYLRCCVEGAGEAMATIGPWGRSTPTAGYFVDNLSVFEDGPNTKFLGPRKYLLNSEGTPKLKDGKPIELRRADPTGEFMLINGMASAASVKYGLIAHFLPLTFQQSIAGFLQRLPFYFPSYLARLLSPPDDPASLPSTAPIPFLADGFLPPPAQVFFDVGGPVLQGGGLAPGEQGIAGLQVWTRERRWSPVTPAQALALGQPGVADIAPMTSVAGNADAGVRTFEITTQDELETSGRFLQPGDQVVLSPGGLNEEFAVITSLAPFTLASPLVFDHARGDIIAFLQAGASDSDGDGLTDAEEAAGRTGPNDPDTDRDGLSDGGEVLLGTDPLDINSVLRIFSIRHDPETAAVSIFWSAVPGRTYTLEVRLGAASEPWTPAAVAIAREAVLAVTLPADDENPLLTERFYRVRLGD, encoded by the coding sequence GTGTGGCTTCTTTGCGGCTGGCTTTCGGGCTTGGCTGATGCCCAGGTGGCTCAAGATTGGATCGGCGTTAGTTCGGCCTATCCGAGCGGCTCGGGTCAGTCGGGACTCGGGGTGACAAGCCTCGATCCACGAACCGGTAGCTTTGGCACCAATAGGCTCGTGTTCGTCACGGCAGGTATCTCTCGTGATGGTCGGCGGATCGCCTATCGTACTGGAACAGACCTGCGCGTGGCCAACCTGGACGGTAGCTCGGACAAGGTCATTGTCTCCGGTCTCAGCACTGCCAACGTGAATGCCATGGTTCGGTGGTCACCGGTTGGCGATCGGCTCGCCTTTCTGACGACAGGCATCGAGATCGTGTCCCCTCTGGGCGCGTCCCTCGGCAAGATCGAAGATGGCAGCATCGCCTCGTTCGATTGGTCCCCTGACGGGTCCAAAATTGTCTACTCGAACACGAAAGGGGTCCAGGTGAAGATCCCCAATGCCAGACGCGGGGAAATGCAATTCATCTTGGGAACGGAGGGCAGAATCAAGGTCCGGGACTTATCGACGGGAAGTACCCGCGTCATTCATGAAAGCATTCCCACCGTGGATTGGGTAGACAACTTCTTCGTGGTCTACACCTCCGCCGGTCCCTCTCCGGTCCAATTCCGATGGTCACCTGTCGGTGACGTTCTAGCGATTGGACACGCTGTCACTAAGACCGTGATCAGAGCCGTTGGAGGAGCGCCACGGCCGAAACCCGCTGGGATCGAGGATGATCAACGGAGCCTGTCTCTGTTGGATGTTCGCACGGGCGCCATTCAGCATCTCGTGACCTCGCATTGGTCGGCGTTCAACCCTGCGCTGCCGGCGTGGTCACCCGATGGTTCGGAAATCGTATACGTCGCCGGCGCGGCGGGTTTGCATGTCATCAGCAGTTCCACATCTGCGGGTGGATTGCCGGCCATCGGATCGCACACTCCCCTCGGGCGGTTGCTCGCCCGGCCGTCGTCCTATCCAGGACCGGACGTGCGGCCTCTAGACTGGATCGACCCGGTTCCCGTCCGCTTTCTGATTTCGACGCGCTCCAGCCATTTTGAGCCTGGCCAAACGTTCACCGCCACCGTGACCGCCGCTCTGACACGGCCCGAGCCTCACACCGTTCGCTTCGAGCACCCGTTGCTCCAGGTCGATGATCCGCAAATTCTCGAGCTAGGGGATCGCGAGGCTGTCGGCGCCATACAACTGACCTTGGACCAGCCCAGCGCATCCTTTTCCGTGGCCATGACCGCGCTCGAACGGGGAGTTGCCGAGCTTACCGCGATGGCGACCGCCGTGAACAGCGAGAGCAACCAGACGTCGCTTCGCGCCTCCAAGAAAGTCGTGGTGAACCCGTTGGAGGTGGAGATTGACATCACGCCTCCCAACCTGGTGCTGAACCTGACCCCGCAGAGCCGCAAGAGCGCGGAGTGCGTCCTCCTTGAGAACGGTGTCGTCAAGCAAGCCACGAACTGCATCGAGATCGTGGCGCGTATCCGGAACTCTTCAGCCTTTGAGGTGAAGAGCGTGGGAATCACTTTTGCGGAGAAGGTCCTGGCTCTCATCCAGAGCACCATCGCTACGAATCCCGCCGTTCCTCTCCTCCCCGTGCTGTTCACCCCTCCGTCGGGGCTGGAGCCGGGCGGCGAAGCGAAGCGAGTCGATTTGGCCCCGGGCGAGACGGCGGTCTATCGCTGGAATCTCGACGCTTTCGCGGCTCCCGCCTCCCTCAGCATCAAGGTGCGGGCGACCGGAGCTCTCAAGGGCACTGAAGTGGTCGGATTTCGCCAGAAAGACTTTAAATTAGTGGACAGGGTGCTGCTGGAATGGGGCATCCGGCCGACGGACGGCAGAACGGCATATCTCTCTGGGCAATCGGTACGGGTTGACGGCTTCCTGAAAAATGTGTCCAAGGCCAGCGGGGAGGCGAAGGATTTGGTGGCGATGGTCTACCAGCTACCTGAGGGGAACCTGGGAGGAGGATTCATGGCTCCGTCGACACAAGCCGGCCTCACGGCCGACCGCTATTTCATTTTTGAGATTCCCGCTGAAGGCCCTTTGAGTCGGATCCCCATCAGCTCGGTAATGCGCTCCTTTCACACCTACTCGCCAGCTCGGGGAAAGGTTCGGTATGGGGTTCGCTTATGGGTGCGGGAGGCCAGTGGGTCGCTGACTCCCGCCACCGACCAGGCGCTTCTCGACGAAGAATGGCGCGATGAATTCGACGTGCAATTTGCGGCTGCTCCCCCTCCTCCCGACGGCTTTCGGGAGGAGTGTTTGGACGCAGGAGTACCCTCGATGATCTGCGGCCTGAGCCATGGGATCTATTTTGAAGGGACCGAATCTGTTCTCGGCTTACTGCAATTCGCGGGTAGTGCCGGCAGCGAGTTGAAAAACCTTGGGGGGATGATTCTAGGGCAGCATGCGTTTCTGGCCAGCCGGCTTTGGAGGACGGTCCAGGGCGATCCCGCGGCCTTGGACGCGCTGCTTCAGGAGGCGTATGTGGAGTATCTCACGTTCGTTAATTTGGGGGTGATGGCGGGGGAGGCGGGCGGCAAGATTCCCATGGCATTCCAGGCCTTCTCGGTCGCCACTGTTGGGGCGGTCGATCGCTTTTTCAGGGCGGTGGACGAGGGCGATCTTGAGGAGGTGCAATTCCAGGTGGGCAAATTCTTCGGGGCTAACCCGGATCTTCTGTTCGAGCCCTTGGTCGTCGCTCGGAATTTCCAAACCCTCACCCGCAGCCTTAAGAATCTGGCCGAAGGCGCCACCGACAATGTCATTGCGAAGGCTCAACGGCAGGAGGCGGAACGTCAGGCTGCCAGCCTGGACGCCAGAATAGCGGCCGCCGAAGCCGATCCCAACGTAACGGATATCGCCACGGCGCTTCGTGCGGGTGACTCGCTCACCGACAACCTTCTCGCAAAGATCTACGGAATCTCCTCCGAGCAGCGCCGCCGCCTCCAGCAGTTCGCTAAAAAATATGATGCGATTGTTACCTTCCGGACCCGGCATCCGAGATCCCTTCAGCTGCTGCGCGAAAAGCTCGCGTGGCCTAAGCCGCAGGCGCTGAAGTGGAAGTGTGTAAACGATATCGATGTCGACTTCCTCGGCTATCGGAGGGAGTCGCTGGCCCGGATCGAACTGGTCGAACCTCCGGCAACCCTTGTGGGTAAGACCGGGGATGCGTTGGACGACTCCTTGGATCGCTACATGGCGCAGCTTAAGCAGAGCAAACCTGCGCTCAATGGAAACCCCGTGCTCGAATCGGAGGTCCGGCAACGTTTGAAGCAGCGCGTGGAGGAGTGGGACAAGTTAAGCCCCACCCTGGATCTGAAGGGCGAGGTGTCCACCACCAAAATCGACATTGATTTCGATGCTGGCGCCCAGGGCGTTTCTGGACGCAAGGCGGGAGTCACCGACGAACGAACCGTTACCCAAACCCCGGTAGGTGCGGTGACTGACCCTGTGAGCGGAGCTCCGCGTCGCACGTGGGAGCTCAAAATGTCGGGACCGAGCGGAACGGCGGATCGCTTCGTGACGGGAGATGTAGACTTTCTCGCCATTTTTGACCGGCATAGCGGGATGATTCGCGACGAGAATACGCGGATCAAAATGTACCACGAACTTGCCGTCATCATGGATATGCAACACGGTGAAAGTTTCACGTTCTTCCTACAGGATACTCGCGTCGAGTATCTCCGTTGTTGCGTCGAGGGGGCAGGGGAGGCGATGGCAACGATCGGTCCGTGGGGAAGATCCACTCCGACAGCCGGCTATTTTGTCGATAACCTTTCTGTTTTCGAGGATGGACCCAATACGAAGTTCCTGGGTCCCCGAAAATATCTGCTGAACTCCGAGGGAACTCCCAAGCTGAAGGATGGCAAGCCGATCGAGCTTCGACGCGCGGATCCCACTGGCGAGTTTATGCTCATCAACGGGATGGCATCTGCGGCCAGTGTGAAATACGGTCTCATTGCGCACTTTCTCCCGCTGACGTTTCAGCAGTCGATAGCGGGATTTTTGCAGCGTCTCCCCTTCTATTTTCCGAGTTACCTGGCACGACTCCTTTCTCCCCCCGATGATCCGGCGTCCTTGCCATCTACCGCACCGATCCCGTTCCTTGCCGATGGTTTCCTGCCCCCGCCTGCTCAGGTATTCTTTGACGTCGGGGGGCCGGTTCTCCAAGGCGGCGGCCTGGCGCCCGGGGAGCAGGGTATCGCGGGGCTTCAAGTCTGGACACGCGAGCGGCGATGGAGTCCAGTCACCCCCGCACAGGCTTTGGCTCTCGGACAGCCCGGCGTCGCTGACATAGCGCCCATGACTTCCGTGGCCGGGAATGCGGATGCTGGGGTCCGCACTTTCGAGATCACCACACAGGATGAGCTGGAGACCAGTGGCAGATTTCTTCAACCCGGCGACCAGGTCGTCCTGAGTCCCGGTGGTCTCAACGAAGAGTTTGCGGTAATCACATCGCTCGCTCCCTTCACCCTCGCCAGTCCGCTGGTTTTCGATCACGCCCGAGGCGATATCATCGCCTTCCTTCAAGCTGGAGCCAGCGATTCGGATGGAGATGGCCTTACGGATGCCGAGGAAGCGGCTGGCCGTACCGGGCCAAACGACCCTGACACGGACCGCGATGGCCTTTCCGACGGCGGCGAGGTGCTGTTGGGGACGGACCCGTTAGATATCAATTCCGTGTTGCGGATTTTCTCCATCCGGCATGATCCGGAGACGGCCGCCGTCTCCATCTTCTGGTCTGCGGTTCCGGGCCGAACCTATACCCTGGAGGTTCGACTAGGGGCGGCTTCAGAACCTTGGACCCCGGCCGCGGTAGCGATAGCTCGCGAAGCCGTGTTGGCGGTCACCTTGCCGGCCGACGATGAAAACCCATTGTTAACTGAACGTTTCTATCGCGTTCGGCTCGGGGATTAA
- a CDS encoding chemotaxis response regulator protein-glutamate methylesterase, whose protein sequence is MNKPKIRVLVVDDSATVRQSLKEILETDPSIAVMATASDPYMAVERIREEVPDVITLDVEMPRMDGITFLQRIMSQHPIPVVICSTLTEKGSETAIAALEKGAVDIITKPKLGTKQFFQESCVHICDVVKSAALVRVRERRAAAPALQVQPKLSADSVIAKATSQAMIQTTEKIVAIGASTGGTEALREFLQALPADSPGIVIVQHMPEKFTASFAARLNELCAVTVKEAADGDSVIRGQVLIAPGNKHTLLKRSGARYFVEVKDGPLVSRHRPSVDVLFRSAARYAGKNCVGVIMTGMGDDGARGMQEMKEAGALNIAQDEASCVVFGMPAEAIKHGGVSKVLPLSTIADEVVRLCS, encoded by the coding sequence ATGAATAAACCCAAGATCCGAGTGCTGGTGGTAGACGACTCCGCGACCGTCCGACAGAGCCTGAAGGAGATTCTCGAGACGGATCCATCCATTGCTGTGATGGCGACTGCGAGCGATCCCTACATGGCGGTTGAGCGGATCCGCGAGGAGGTTCCCGACGTCATCACCCTCGATGTTGAGATGCCGAGGATGGATGGTATCACCTTTCTGCAGCGGATCATGAGCCAGCACCCGATCCCGGTCGTCATCTGCTCGACGTTGACTGAGAAAGGGTCGGAAACCGCCATCGCGGCCCTGGAGAAGGGCGCCGTCGACATCATCACCAAACCGAAGCTGGGCACGAAGCAGTTCTTTCAGGAGTCGTGTGTGCACATTTGCGACGTGGTGAAATCAGCCGCCCTGGTCCGCGTGCGGGAAAGGCGTGCCGCCGCTCCGGCGCTGCAGGTGCAACCCAAGCTCTCAGCCGACTCAGTCATCGCCAAAGCCACCTCGCAGGCCATGATCCAGACCACGGAGAAGATCGTTGCTATTGGCGCATCGACCGGCGGCACCGAAGCGCTTCGGGAGTTCCTCCAGGCTTTGCCCGCCGATTCGCCCGGCATCGTGATCGTGCAGCACATGCCGGAAAAGTTTACCGCCAGCTTTGCTGCACGCCTGAACGAGCTCTGCGCGGTAACAGTGAAGGAGGCCGCGGACGGGGATTCCGTCATCCGGGGCCAAGTCTTGATTGCCCCAGGCAACAAGCACACGCTGCTGAAGCGTAGCGGCGCACGCTATTTCGTCGAGGTCAAGGACGGCCCCCTCGTCAGCCGCCATCGGCCGTCTGTCGATGTCCTGTTCCGATCTGCCGCACGATATGCCGGGAAGAACTGCGTAGGCGTCATCATGACGGGCATGGGTGACGATGGCGCTCGCGGAATGCAGGAGATGAAGGAGGCCGGAGCACTGAACATCGCCCAGGACGAGGCGAGCTGTGTAGTTTTTGGCATGCCCGCCGAGGCCATCAAGCATGGGGGTGTCAGCAAGGTGTTGCCGTTGTCCACGATTGCCGACGAAGTGGTGCGACTCTGCTCCTGA
- a CDS encoding chemotaxis protein CheD yields MKASKLPQLHLKPGELILCREPSMIVTVLGSCVSVTMFHPRSHLAGICHAMLPDGRPGAAGDQEACPYRYVSEVVPRMCDHFRQAGLRPEEIEVKLFGGGNVISMSEVPSRERWIGNANVRRARELLKQAGFTIHASNVGGTDGRKILFNTATGEVMHKHLGHRNPTRLP; encoded by the coding sequence ATGAAGGCATCGAAGCTACCCCAGCTTCACCTTAAGCCCGGCGAACTCATTCTTTGCCGGGAGCCTAGCATGATTGTAACCGTGCTCGGATCGTGCGTCTCCGTCACCATGTTTCACCCGCGATCCCACCTCGCCGGGATTTGCCACGCGATGCTGCCGGACGGCCGTCCCGGGGCCGCCGGTGACCAGGAGGCATGCCCCTACCGGTATGTCAGCGAGGTCGTCCCGCGCATGTGCGATCATTTCCGGCAAGCCGGACTCAGGCCGGAGGAGATCGAGGTGAAACTGTTCGGGGGCGGCAATGTCATCAGCATGTCAGAAGTCCCCTCCCGCGAACGATGGATCGGGAACGCCAATGTGCGTCGGGCTCGGGAACTGCTTAAGCAAGCCGGGTTCACCATTCACGCCTCCAACGTCGGGGGAACCGATGGCAGAAAAATTCTATTCAACACCGCGACCGGGGAGGTGATGCACAAACATCTCGGTCATCGGAATCCAACTCGCTTGCCATGA